A single genomic interval of Anopheles marshallii chromosome 2, idAnoMarsDA_429_01, whole genome shotgun sequence harbors:
- the LOC128709840 gene encoding NFU1 iron-sulfur cluster scaffold homolog, mitochondrial-like, which produces MLQSTKNLVWNLRSVASIGYVRLANVPTSTPSSSTLLVAHRKNNLLHTRDGKLMPHSVCRRGMFIQTQDTPNPDSLKFLPGVSVLEKGQTMDFPAVSSARCSPLAKLLFRVEGVQSVFFGSEFVTITKQEDAEWRTIKPEVFAVIMDFFASGLPVVTDATPNLDTQCNENDDETVRMIKELLDSRIRPTVQEDGGDIIFVGFEDGTVKLKLQGSCSSCSSSIVTLKNGVQNMLQFYIPEVVAVEQVTDEVDKMAEEEFSRLEQQIRQKEEPTAENKT; this is translated from the coding sequence ATGTTGCAAAGCACGAAAAATCTAGTCTGGAATTTACGTTCGGTGGCCAGCATCGGTTATGTCCGTTTGGCTAATGTCCCCACAAGCACACCCTCGTCCAGCACACTGTTGGTTGCTCACAGGAAAAATAATCTTCTGCACACGCGAGATGGGAAATTGATGCCACACAGCGTATGCAGAAGGGGGATGTTTATCCAGACACAGGACACACCGAACCCGGACAGTTTGAAGTTCCTGCCCGGAGTGTCCGTGCTGGAAAAGGGACAAACAATGGACTTCCCAGCCGTATCGTCGGCTCGGTGTAGCCCACTCGCAAAGCTTCTGTTCCGCGTCGAAGGTGTCCAGTCGGTGTTCTTCGGCAGTGAATTTGTAACCATCACCAAGCAGGAAGATGCCGAATGGCGCACCATCAAACCGGAAGTGTTTGCCGTAATAATGGACTTTTTCGCGTCCGGATTGCCGGTGGTAACGGATGCAACGCCCAACCTGGACACGCAGTGCAACGAGAACGACGATGAAACGGTGAGGATGATTAAGGAGCTGCTCGATTCACGTATTCGCCCGACCGTGCAGGAGGACGGTGGCGACATCATCTTCGTCGGATTCGAGGACGGGACTGTAAAGCTGAAATTGCAAGGTTCCTGCTCGTCCTGTTCGAGCTCGATCGTGACGCTGAAGAACGGTGTGCAGAACATGCTGCAATTTTACATCCCGGAGGTGGTAGCGGTCGAACAGGTGACGGACGAGGTGGACAAGATGGCGGAAGAGGAATTTTCCCGCCTGGAGCAACAGATTCGCCAGAAGGAAGAACCGACGGCGGAGAACAAAACTTAG